One genomic region from Motacilla alba alba isolate MOTALB_02 chromosome 5, Motacilla_alba_V1.0_pri, whole genome shotgun sequence encodes:
- the DAGLA gene encoding diacylglycerol lipase-alpha produces MPGIVVFRRRWSVGSDDLVLPAVFLFLLHTTWFVILSVVLFGLVYNPNETCSLNLVDHGRGYLGILLSCMIAELAIIWLSMRGSILYTEPRDSMQYVLYVRLAILVIEFVYAIVGIVWLTQYYTSCNDITAKSVTLGMVVCNWVVILSVCITVLCVFDPTGRTFVKLRATKRRQRNLRTYNLRHRLEEGQASSWTRRLKVFLCCTRTKDSQSDAYSEIAYLFAEFFRDLDIVPSDIIAGLVLLRQRQRAKRNAVLDEANNDILAFLSGMPVTRNTKYLDLKNAQEMQRYREVCYYMLFALAAYGWPIYLMRKPTCGLCRLARSCSCCCLCPSRPRYAPGVTIEEDNCCGCNAIAIRRHFLDENMTSVDIVYTSCHDAVYETPFYVAVDHDKKKVVISIRGTLSPKDALTDLTGDAERLPVEGHHGTWLGHKGMVLSAEYIKKKLEQEMVLSQAFGRDLGRGTKHYGLIVVGHSLGAGTAAILSFLLRPQYPSLKCFAYSPPGGLLSEDAMEYSKEFVTAVVLGKDLVPRIGLSQLEGFRRQLLDVLQRSTKPKWRIIVGATKCIPKSELPEEPEENSVTSNRLWTHPSDLTIALSASTPLYPPGRIIHVVHNHPAEQCCCCEQEDPTYFAIWGDNKAFNEVIISPAMLHEHLPYVVMEGLNKVLENYNKGKTALLSAAKVMVSPTEVDLTPELIFQSQPLPSCPSVQIGTGAIPVDRRNSSTKSKSHSEISLEGFYETKPLSPVQKDPVELLLLDTKERLSVELQDRRAPLATMESLSDNESIYSFDSRRSSGFRSIRGSPSLHAVMEKDETHCFYIDPVIPEENPSLSSRTELLAADSLSKHSQETQAPENVLNSGGTTPQRRCSAEGAGSDGERASSSPREEPPLHNGRLADVPSPQVLEFAEFIDSLFNLDSKSSSFQDIYCMMVSDSSSDFAEIPKSVSDQEILLRAQYEPNLVPKPPRLFAGSTDPSSGISVSPSFPLSSSGELMDITPTGVSSQECLATDKIRTSTPSGHVTSPAKQDDLMISAL; encoded by the exons ATGCCAGGGATTGTCGTGTTCCGCCGGCGCTGGTCTGTGGGCAGCGATGACCTGGTTCTGCCAGCcgtcttcctcttcctccttcacaCCACCTG GTTTGTGATTCTCTCGGTGGTGCTCTTCGGGCTGGTGTACAATCCCAACGAGACGTGCTCCCTGAACCTGGTGGACCACGGCCGGGGCTACCTGGGCATCCTGCTGAGCTGCATGATCGCCGAGCTGGCCATCATCTGGCTCAGCATGCGCGGGAGCATCCTGTACACGGAGCCGCGGGATTCCATGCAGTACGTCCTCTATGTGCGACTGG CGATCCTGGTGATTGAGTTCGTGTACGCCATCGTGGGCATCGTGTGGCTGACACAGTACTACACCTCCTGCAACGACATCACAGCCAAGAGTGTCACCCTGG gaatggTGGTGTGCAACTGGGTGGTGATCCTGAGTGTGTGCATCACTGTGTTGTGTGTCTTTGACCCCACGGGACGCACCTTCGTCAAGCTCCGCGCCACCAAGCGCCGGCAACGCAACCTAAGGACCTACAACCTCAG ACACCGCCTGGAAGAGGGAcaagccagcagctggacacGCAGGCTCAAAGTGTTCCTTTGCTGCACACGGACAAAGGACTCCCAGTCG GACGCCTACTCCGAGATCGCCTACCTTTTTGCGGAATTTTTCCGGGACCTGGACATCGTCCCCTCCGACATCATCGCGGGGCTGGTTCTCCtgcggcagcggcagcgggcCAAGCGCAACGCCGTCCTGGATGAG GCAAACAATGACATTTTAGCTTTTCTGTCTGGAATGCCAGTGACCAGGAACACCAAATACCTGGACCTGAAGAATGCG CAAGAGATGCAGCGGTACCGGGAGGTGTGTTACTACATGCTCTTCGCCTTGGCTGCCTATGGATGGCCCATTTACCTCATGAGGAAGCCCACCTGTGGACTCTGCCGCCTGGCCAGATCCTGCTC GTGTTGCTGCCTGTGCCCGTCGCGCCCGCGCTACGCTCCCGGCGTCACCATCGAGGAGGACAATTGCTGTGGCTGCAACGCCATCGCCATCCGGCGCCACTTCCTGGACGAGAACATGACCTCCGTGGACATCGTCTACACTTCCTGCCACGATGCT GTTTATGAAACCCCGTTCTACGTGGCTGTGGACCATGACAAGAAGAAGGTGGTCATCAGCATCCGGGGAACTCTGTCCCCAAAA GACGCCCTGACGGATCTGACGGGGGATGCGGAGCGCCTGCCGGTTGAGGGGCATCATGGAACATGGCTGGGACACAAG ggaATGGTGCTGTCTGCTGAGTACATCAAGAagaagctggagcaggagatggTGCTGTCCCAAGCTTTTGGGCGGGATTTG GGAAGAGGAACAAAACACTATGGCCTGATTGTGGTTGGGCATTCCcttggagctggcacagctgccatcCTGTCCTTCCTGCTGCGTCCCCAGTATCCATCCCTGAAGTGCTTTGCTTATTCCCCCCCAGGTGGGCTGCTCAG TGAGGATGCCATGGAGTATTCCAAGGAGTTTGTGACTGCGGTGGTGCTTGGCAAAGATCTGGTGCCCAG GATCGGGCTCTCTCAGCTGGAGGGATTTCGCCGGCAGCTTCTGGATGTTCTCCAAAGAAGCACCAAACCAAAG TGGCGGATCATTGTGGGGGCTACCAAGTGCATTCCCAAATCCGAGCTTCCCGAGGAGCCAGAGGAGAACTCGGTGACGAGCAACCGGCTCTGGACACATCCCAGTGACCTGACCATCGCCCTGAGTGCCAGCACCCCCCTGTACCCCCCTGGCCGCATCATCCACGTGGTGCACAACCaccctgctgagcagtgctg ctgctgtgagcaggaggaTCCCACCTACTTTGCCATCTGGGGGGACAACAAGGCCTTCAACGAGGTGATCATCTCCCCAGCCATGCTGCACGAACACCTCCCCTACGTGGTCATGGAAGGGCTCAACAAG GTCTTGGAGAACTACAACAAGGGGaaaacagctctgctttctgcagccaAAGTGATGGTGAGTCCTACAGAAGTGGATCTCACCCCGGAGCTGATATTCCAGAGCCAGcccttgcccagctgccccTCCGTGCAGATCGGAACTGGAGCCATCCCAGTGGACAGAAGGAACAGCAGTACCAA GAGCAAGTCCCATTCGGAAATCAGCCTGGAGGGATTCTATGAGACCAAGCCTCTTTCTCCCGTGCAGAAGGACCCCGtggagctgcttctcctggaCACTAAGGAACGTCTCTCCGTGGAGCTCCAGGACCGCCGCGCCCCTCTGGCCACCATGGAGAGCCTCTCGGACAACGAGTCCATCTACAGCTTCGATTCCCGGCGCTCCTCCGGTTTCCGGAGCATCCggggctcccccagcctccATGCGGTCATGGAGAAGGACGAGACGCACTGCTTTTATATAGACCCCGTTATCCCTGAGGAAAACCCTTCCCTCAGCTCCcggacagagctgctggctgctgacaGCCTCTCCAAGCATTCCCAGGAGACGCAGGCCCCGGAAAACGTCCTCAACAGCGGCGGCACCACCCCCCAGCGCCGCTGCAGCGCCGAGGGCGCCGGGAGCGACGGGGAGCGCGCGTCCTCGTCCCCTCGGGAAGAGCCGCCGCTCCACAACGGCCGCCTGGCCGACGTTCCCAGTCCCCAGGTGCTGGAATTCGCCGAGTTCATCGACAGCCTCTTCAACCTGGacagcaaaagcagctccttccaggACATTTACTGCATGATGGTGTCGGACAGCTCCAGCGACTTTGCGGAGATTCCCAAATCCGTCAGCGACCAGGAGATCCTGCTGAGGGCACAGTACGAGCCTAACTTAGTCCCAAAGCCTCCGAGGTTGTTTGCGGGCTCAACAGATCCCTCGTCGGGAATCTCCGTGTCACCCTCCTTCCCCCTTAGCTCATCCGGAGAACTCATGGATATCACTCCCACGGGTGTGAGCAGCCAGGAGTGCCTGGCCACGGACAAAATCCGGACTTCCACCCCCTCCGGACACGTAACCAGCCCTGCCAAGCAGGACGACCTCATGATTTCGGCCCTTTAG